The following coding sequences lie in one Peribacillus frigoritolerans genomic window:
- a CDS encoding 5'-3' exonuclease, with protein MKENEQHTSFMLVDGMALLFRAFYATAVTGQFMINSKGIPTNAVQGFLKHMLTAVNHFSPSHVAVCWDMGSKTFRNELFDGYKANRSEAPVEMIPQFDLAKKAVEAFDIPNIGLSGYEADDCIGTIAKASAQHSRVGILTGDQDMLQLIDENISVLLLKKGYGNYEVHNPDSFFEWKGITPRQMIDLKALMGDTADNYPGVKGIGEKTALKLLIQYQSIEGILENVASLTNGQRAKIESAVDMLHLSRKLAEIKCDVPISCSLDDAVYQYDREKVKNLARDHEFRALLRMI; from the coding sequence ATGAAAGAAAACGAGCAGCATACTTCCTTTATGCTTGTCGATGGGATGGCGCTTTTATTTAGAGCTTTTTATGCAACGGCTGTTACTGGTCAATTCATGATTAACTCGAAAGGCATACCAACCAATGCCGTTCAAGGTTTTTTGAAGCATATGCTGACGGCGGTGAATCACTTTTCACCCAGTCATGTAGCGGTGTGCTGGGATATGGGCAGCAAGACCTTCAGAAATGAATTATTTGATGGATACAAGGCTAATCGATCAGAAGCTCCAGTCGAAATGATACCTCAATTCGACCTGGCGAAAAAAGCGGTTGAAGCATTTGATATCCCTAACATAGGGCTCTCTGGATATGAGGCGGATGACTGTATCGGGACAATTGCCAAGGCATCTGCCCAACATAGCCGGGTGGGTATATTGACTGGCGATCAAGATATGCTTCAGTTAATAGATGAAAACATTTCCGTACTTTTGTTAAAAAAAGGGTATGGTAACTATGAGGTGCATAATCCCGATAGCTTTTTTGAATGGAAAGGGATCACACCAAGACAAATGATCGATTTAAAAGCTTTAATGGGTGATACAGCTGATAACTATCCCGGAGTTAAAGGAATTGGGGAAAAGACAGCGTTGAAATTATTGATCCAGTATCAAAGTATCGAAGGGATTCTTGAAAATGTTGCTTCATTGACGAATGGGCAGAGGGCTAAAATTGAATCCGCCGTCGATATGCTTCATTTATCCAGAAAGCTAGCAGAAATAAAATGTGATGTACCAATTTCATGTTCTTTGGACGATGCGGTCTATCAGTATGATCGCGAGAAGGTCAAAAATCTGGCTAGGGATCATGAATTCAGGGCTTTACTGCGAATGATCTAA